The Synchiropus splendidus isolate RoL2022-P1 chromosome 1, RoL_Sspl_1.0, whole genome shotgun sequence genome includes a window with the following:
- the egfl7 gene encoding epidermal growth factor-like protein 7, which produces MFQTLLLLVCGSLLVLHVTPHFFGHRGRRVCGQDLSHTYVVMATESYVRPVHKPYITTCNGHRLCSTYKTMYLVAYRQVSKAVPSPQFYPECCPGWRRFHSANCNQAVCDQVCANGGTCLRPNQCSCSPGWTGQCCQTDMDECLERRPCDHECVNTPGSFRCTCRDGYRLDTDGRSCLPSPPVGGHTNAGGSLNSAENMTEEVQSLRNRVELLEKKLQLVLTPFSSIFPLSLDEGVSEKTTLLSHSFQQLDRIDSLSEQIGFLEERLGTCSCQEN; this is translated from the exons ATGTTccaaactctgctgctgctggtctgcGGCTCGCTCCTCGTCCTGCATGTGACGCCTCACTTCTTTGGTCACCGCGG gAGGAGAGTCTGCGGTCAGGACCTGAGTCATACTTacgtcgtcatggcaacagagTCGTATGTCCGGCCCGTCCACAAACCATACATCACCACGTGTAACGGCCACCGTCTCTGCAGCACCTACAA AACCATGTACTTGGTGGCGTACCGGCAGGTGAGCAAGGCAGTGCCCTCTCCACAGTTCTACCCCGAGTGTTGCCCGGGATGGAGGCGATTCCACTCTGCGAACTGCAACCAAG CTGTGTGTGATCAAGTGTGTGCGAACGGAGGAACGTGTTTACGACCAAACCAGTGCTCCTGTAGCCCTGGCTGGACGGGCCAGTGCTGTCAGACAG ACATGGACGAGTGTCTGGAGCGGCGGCCCTGCGACCACGAGTGTGTGAACACACCTGGCAGCTTCCGGTGCACGTGCAGAGACGGATACCGGCTGGACACAGACGGGCGTTCCTGTCTCCCTTCCCCACCAGTGGGTGGCCACACGAATGCAG GCGGAAGTTTAAACTCGGCGGAGAACATGACTGAGGAGGTGCAGAGTCTGCGGAACCGAGTGGAACTTCTGGAAAAG AAGCTGCAGCTCGTGTTGACTCccttcagcagcatcttccCGCTATCACTGGACGAAGGTGTGTCTGAGAAGACCACGCTACTGTCGCACTCTTTCCAACAACTGGACCGGATTGACTCGCTGAGTGAGCAGATCGGCTTCCTGGAGGAACGACTGGGAACCT GTTCGTGCCAGGAAAATTAG